From Halorubrum salinarum, the proteins below share one genomic window:
- a CDS encoding 50S ribosomal protein L23 — MNSIIEHPIVTEQAMNEMDFNNKLLFLVDVDATKPEITSEVAERYDVGVANVNTQVTPQGEKKAIVTLSEDDDATEIASRIGVF; from the coding sequence ATGAACTCGATCATCGAGCATCCGATCGTCACCGAGCAGGCGATGAACGAGATGGACTTCAACAACAAGCTGCTGTTCCTCGTCGACGTCGACGCGACCAAGCCGGAGATCACCTCCGAGGTCGCCGAGCGCTACGACGTGGGCGTCGCGAACGTCAACACGCAGGTGACGCCGCAGGGCGAGAAGAAGGCGATCGTCACCCTGTCGGAGGACGACGACGCGACCGAAATCGCCTCGCGCATCGGGGTGTTCTGA
- a CDS encoding 50S ribosomal protein L2 yields MGRRIQGQRRGRGGPTFRAPSHRYKAELSHKKLEDVDTITGEIVGIEHDPARSAPLAEVEFEDDDRRLVLAPEGVRVGETIQVGVSAEIKPGNTLPLAEIPEGVPVCNVESNRGDGGKFARASGVSATLLTHDRDVAVVQLPSGEVKRLDPQCRATIGVVAGGGRTEKPFVKAGNKHHKMKARGTKYPRVRGVAMNAVDHPFGGGGRQHPGQPKSVSRDAPPGRKVGDIASKRTGRGGNK; encoded by the coding sequence ATGGGACGACGAATCCAAGGACAACGGCGCGGACGCGGCGGCCCGACGTTCCGGGCCCCCTCGCACCGTTACAAGGCGGAACTGTCGCACAAGAAGCTCGAAGACGTGGACACGATCACCGGCGAGATCGTCGGGATCGAACACGACCCGGCCCGCTCGGCCCCCCTCGCGGAGGTCGAGTTCGAGGACGACGACCGTCGCCTCGTGCTCGCGCCGGAAGGCGTGCGCGTCGGCGAGACGATCCAGGTCGGCGTCTCGGCGGAGATCAAGCCGGGCAACACGCTCCCGCTGGCGGAGATCCCCGAGGGCGTGCCCGTGTGTAACGTCGAGAGCAACCGCGGGGACGGCGGGAAGTTCGCGCGCGCCTCCGGCGTGTCGGCGACGCTTCTCACCCACGACCGCGACGTCGCGGTCGTCCAGCTCCCCAGCGGCGAAGTGAAGCGGCTCGACCCCCAGTGCCGCGCCACGATCGGCGTGGTCGCGGGCGGCGGCCGGACGGAGAAGCCCTTCGTCAAGGCCGGCAACAAGCACCACAAGATGAAAGCGCGCGGCACCAAATACCCGCGCGTGCGCGGCGTCGCGATGAACGCCGTCGACCACCCCTTCGGTGGCGGTGGTCGCCAACACCCCGGCCAGCCGAAGTCCGTCTCGCGGGACGCCCCG
- the rpl4p gene encoding 50S ribosomal protein L4, giving the protein MNATVHNLDGDEAGSIELPAVFETAFRPDLIGRAVGAAQANRKQAYGADEFAGLRTPAESFGSGRGLAHVPRQENVARRVPHAVSGRAAHPPKAEKDQSKQLNDKERQLAIRSAIAATTDAELVAERGHAFDEDLDLPLVVSDEFEDLKKTQEALGVLEAVGVDADIERAEEGRSVRAGQGKARGRKYRQPKSVLVVTSEEPSRAARNLAGVDVATAREVNAEDLAPGAHPGRLTLWTESAVAEVADR; this is encoded by the coding sequence ATGAACGCAACAGTACACAACCTGGACGGCGACGAGGCGGGCAGCATCGAGCTGCCAGCCGTCTTCGAGACCGCGTTCCGACCGGATCTCATCGGTCGCGCGGTCGGCGCCGCCCAGGCAAACCGGAAGCAGGCCTACGGGGCAGACGAGTTCGCCGGGCTGCGGACGCCCGCCGAGTCGTTCGGCTCCGGCCGCGGGCTCGCGCACGTGCCGCGACAGGAGAACGTCGCCCGCCGCGTCCCGCACGCCGTGTCGGGCCGCGCCGCGCACCCGCCGAAGGCCGAGAAGGACCAGTCGAAGCAACTGAACGACAAGGAGCGACAGCTCGCGATCCGGTCGGCCATCGCGGCCACGACCGACGCCGAGCTCGTCGCCGAGCGCGGTCACGCGTTCGACGAGGACCTCGACCTCCCGCTCGTCGTGAGCGACGAGTTCGAGGACCTGAAGAAGACCCAGGAGGCCCTGGGCGTCCTCGAGGCCGTCGGCGTCGACGCCGACATCGAGCGCGCCGAGGAGGGCCGCTCCGTCCGCGCCGGACAGGGGAAGGCCCGCGGCCGCAAGTACCGCCAGCCGAAGTCCGTCCTCGTGGTCACCAGCGAGGAGCCGTCCCGCGCCGCCCGCAACCTCGCGGGCGTCGACGTCGCGACCGCCCGCGAGGTCAACGCCGAGGACCTCGCGCCGGGCGCGCACCCGGGCCGACTCACGCTGTGGACCGAAAGCGCCGTCGCGGAGGTGGCCGACCGATGA